aaggttgccaagatctccttgaagtagacagtatgtgccagattctcaccccctctccggaggccccaaggacattgcctccgggaaatgtaaccaccaactgaagagataaggggggggggggaagcattgggaaaagtctcacatgcaaagcagccttttgttgccccccaagtcggaataaagagacggacacaattagattggtgaaactatgggccacttttattaaaataaccagcaacggcaagggcaactgaactgcggccaggtcagggccaggggtctcctcagaccactcccctgcctttttcagcgggtgagagacccggccccccagccggagctgtgagccacagctcctattaggcaggcccagcaaggaggctcgcaccggagggcccaaacaccagacgcgagtctcagtgaaaggcacccatccaatcgagtctccaggacagtctgcattcacatacctcggtcCACActaaaggttgatcctgccagacccctaactccccaaaagggggaggctaaccggtcctccccaggccgcatggtgccataaaccccgtaaaatgtgccacaactaaggccaagtctctacttagggcttagcacccacagaaaggcccaaagccaacacaagcccttgccataaatccctcaggaaaagcatattacccttttctgagagatgcacaccatcccctctgtagaggtcggggcattccttagaaatatctggatggggcaaatagtggcccaaaccaccctccgaAACCTTGAaaaatctccttattcgctctataacgagccctttctaatccagctggattccaagcactgcgccacaccaagcgcggaatcatggccgaccaaactataatggtaccaggccatctgttccttatgtacttgaaatcatctcaggcctgcaagatcaaagccttgcctttagtAAGtatgtaagtaagtaaaattttatttgtatcccgccctcccccgctgaagcaggctcagggcggctaacaacatttaaaagtgaacaatacaataataagacattaaaatcacattaaaaccaatcaataattaattaaaacatttctaaatctaatactattaagtctggcagtaaacattattgtttgacgctatgtctgtcagatggcGTAGTGGTGGTGGATCCCTAGACCAGACCATTTTGGTGTTTCCTTTGTTGTGCACCCATAATTCAGTCATTGAcaaacgcctgtttaaagagggtagtcttgcaggccctgcggaactggtctaagttccgtaGGGCCcatacttcctctgggagctgattccagaggtgtggggccatggcggaaaaggcccgagtgcgggtgttttgaagtttaacttcttttggcccagggatagtcagtctgttttttcctactgacctcagtgctctctggggctcatatggggagagacggttcctcaggtaagtcggtccttggccatatagggctttaaaggtaatgaccagcactttgtactggatccggtatacaatcggcagccagtgcagtccgcgcagcccctgccgtatatgctcccatcttgggagaccaagtagcagcctggccgccgcattctgcactagctgtaacttccgggtccggcacagaggcagccccatgtagagagcgttacagtagtccagtcttgaggtgaccatcgcatggatcaccattgctaggtcctgacgctctaggaaaggagccaactgcctcgcccgcctcagatggaaaaatgctgacttggcagtggctgttatctgggcctccattgatagtgaaggctatcactaatcagcccgagatcattccctcccaggtgaacaattaatacttgcggaggagggcccaaacacccatgaaataagaaaaggggggggacaagccaggccactgaagacccctgctcccccgccattcaaccgtaacatatttgctgagccccagctgagagccaacagcagttctccgagcttgactgtgcccgcagatgagaactctgctcctccggccaggaacaacagcatctaaaaggaaaaacatacaagttataaaacccaaacttaaactaccccccccccccccgctcctaatAACAACTCCCAGTGGAGCAAAGGGGCAAACAGcacttttgtaagcctgagatcgccaacggccaaggctgaatggacgaagtaggataacccagggcagcagccgtagaggccgcACCGATTCTAAGAAATGGATACAAAACCTCACTCCAAATAACCCCGAAATTGATGTCTTGCCAGAGGGCCACCCTCAAAATGGCAGAACAACAACCTTTCGCAACCTCAGAGCTACCTTACCCCCTGATAACTTAACATCCCTacctgaaactaaaacttttaacaaatataaactgtccccCTTATGTGGGTACCTGCGAAGGCAttcctcaagaggacccaccttcatcGGGCTGAGGCCCTTCTCCAGATTGAGAAGGGCCCCTCCCCTAatcctttctgacccttgcgtgccagactctcgggcagttgttgaaagagtgtgggccggcgcacagggggcattcgtgcttgaactggcaagctttaggactgcacgccccctgggccccaaactcccagcagagcaagcggtgcTGAACTGCCTGCCCTGCAGCGCTGCGGGAGGATACTGAagcactggaaggagaagaggaatccttggttacaaggtgaccactgtcggatcaatcccccaaattgggccaagCAGGTGACATcgcctgcagccacaactgctggtgaatctgatcccaagggagtgaagggtacaaagcggccctcatcctgaactcctggtcatattggatccaggccgggccgctgaacatcgtataccccttgtatatgatgtccatatactgaatcaactctgtgtcacacagtggccaaaacacccaaatgccatcaagaggtccagctcctccttgtcctttttctccaattccctaaataagattcccttttaagattttctccctcgtggcaggcagcaggtgatcacccagcggcaaagccacttccccaaaagccatagcactaaaggggaccgccccgtaCGGAGATGGGCAACCCCAGCCTCCAGGCCAAGCcgctgctgacccctgctgccccaccccgggCCAATTACCAAACGGACCGAACTGACCCTGTGGCCATGTCCAGTTGCTCAGCTGCTCTAAACCTAGAACAGAAGGAGCCCCAGCACCGCCTaacggagcacccgccccactaggaccagcagacccccaagTCCCCCAAGGCCATACAGGCCCAGAATGAGGCAAAGAGCCGTCCCCCGACTTACCAGaaggtaaagcaggcaccaaagctgatcTGGTACCGCCCGCACCGGACAACAGGCCCACTCCAACATCAGAGCCAGcgggccccacagctcctccagcagcaaccgcagcagatctgccctccaaaagaggTAAGCGGGTCattatatctgcctgcaaagcacgcttAGACAACCGCCCCTTCttgggcaactgagaaggtggaaaccccgatgcctgctcaagtgcccgcagcctctgaaaaatggctgcattaacttcatcatCCCCTTCCTCTTCCGACGAAGGGGGAGCAGAGGCTTAGAtggaggcttaggagccttaggggcaggctgtttcTCTTTTGACTTTCCActggctgtgacaagcataattgaactccaaacggagttctggccatcacatttaaagggacggcaccccttttgaatgccttccttccatatgaaataatgaaggataggggcgcctttttggggctcatagaattggacccgctgatccaatctttttgaaacttggggggtattttggggagaggcactagatgctatactgaaaatttggtgcctctaccccaaaaaacagcccccccagagccccagatacccacggatcaattctccgtgattttctatgggaataaatctccctagggaataatagagttcccaccagacatttccctcccctccccccgctttctgatgaccctgaagcgcggggagggtctccaaactgggggatcccctgcctccacctggggattagcaaccctatattttccaacccagactggGCAACTCTACCTCTGGGCTTGGCTTGCCGGAGTCAAACATTTTGCCCTTTCTGCTAGCAAGGCAATGGAGAGGCAATCACTACCCAATTATTTTTAGAGTGTTTTACACATGGCTGCAAATCACTGAGCAGGGAGTAAAACTGCAGCCACGATCCTTTCTCACCCCTCTCGTGGTGGCCGGCCAGCTCTCTTACCGTTTTGTAGATAATTCTCCCCAGGCCCTGTGAATTTATCTGCATGGTCACTCAGCAGAACTAACAGCAAATGAATTCCAATTTCCCCTCTGAAGAGAAGCTCTCGCCCTTAAAAATTATTGCATTTTGTAAAAGGCTTGTATCCACACCAAGCCAAAACCCTCAGAAGGCTTAAAAACACAATGAGGAAGGGGTGCAAAAAACAACTGCCAGTCCTGGGAGAGAGGGACACAGCAGTCCACACCACACAGGGCTCCGCCAGAACATCAACGGTGCCCGACCCGCACAATTCCATCGGCGGCGCAAGACAGACCGGTGCACCCCAAAGTCGCGCAGCATGCCGGGGTCTGTCGTCCCCACTGGCGCCCAAACCGCAGAGTGACAGGGGCCTGGTGGGACGAGGGAGAGGAGACCCTCCGCCGCTCTCCCCAGGCAGCCTGCAGCGGtggcggcagcagcggcggcctGTGCCgcggccgctctcctcaggcagcccgtAGCACTGGTGGCGGCCGCTCTCCTTAGGCAGCCCGTAGTGGCGGCAGCAGTGGCCTGTGCCTGTGCCACGGCCGCTCTCTTCAGGTAGCCTGTAGTGGCGGCAGCAGTGATGGtggccgctctcctcaggcagcctgcaGCGGCGGCTGCTCTCCTTAGCCTGTAGTGGCGGCAgcggccgctctcctcaggcagcctgtagcagcggtggcggcagcggcagcagccactctcctcaggcagcctgcaGCGGCCTGTGCCTGTGCCTGTGCCAGCGGCACCGGCCGCTCTGGTGCCACCGTGGCAGCGGAGGGCACCGTGAGGGGGaagcaccatccctcccccacttccagatttttggagagcgggggaggaggctgccaacctggaggtcccccgccagggcaggagggttgggaagcctacccaagagcaagggtgtggggaagaagaagcaaggccaaatGGCCGCCAAACACCAGGGAAAAGTACAGCACTcaaaaaatggccgccccaagcacagggtatggggaagaagaagcaaagccaaaatggctgccaagcacCAGGGAAAAGTACAGCAACTCAACAATGGCCACCCAAAGCACCAGGAACGGGGGAGAAGCAGCAAGGCTAAAATGACCGCCAAGCCCCAGGGTAAAGTACAATTACAAGCACCCTCGAACCCATTGACCAATAGCCGCCTCTCAAAACGGCCACTGAGCCCGGCTGCTCACCACTCTCTTGGCCAAATGGCCGCCTAATCCCCTGACagaatgaagggggagggggtccaAAACTGGACTGCTATTTATAGAAGGCACTGCTACTAGGGCCCCTGCAAAGAAAGCCTCCCTCAGCCCAAAGGGCACCCTATAACCCCCCTGGGCACACAGTCAAACTTTAAAGAACAATGCTCCAGCGACGCGCTCCGCTCAGCTCCGCCGATCCACGCGACGATCCCCAGCCTCCCGGCCTACACAGCCCTCAAACACTAGGAGCGTGCAAACACGCTCCCAGCCCTTCcgaaaacgccgagaggactgcaCGGCGTCAGACGGGGCTTCAGCAATAGCGCTGAGCCCCGCCCCCTAGAGACACGCTCAAAAGCGTGCCGaaaaagtccgctctccctctagggggggcaaaattcccccTCTAGCCACGCTGTGATGCAGCGGGCTCAAGGAGGGTCCATTTTGGGAATTAAGGGGTAGAaaccattgctttgatgtagaaggttaaatgccaatagttcgagctgatctccatcagttccaatacctgccatgctgaagtaactctgaagtatccaataaatgcaactttgtttcaaaataccaagtctgcttacttgtgagcttcaatgaccCTACGCCTGACAGGTGGATTTgccaaacaaaagcaaaacaaaaggcaGCTGTAGTTAGACTAGTCTGACTCAGCAATTTCTGAAgtgaaattttccccacaatttccccatccaggaaaaaaaaagtctctTCTTAATTTTCTATGTTGTGTTGTTAAAGATATGAGCAGGGCCCATCCCAAATTAGAAAAGTTAACAAATGTTGTGAGCACACTGTTTTCATTTGCAAACCCTCTTTTCTGAGATGGGTTCTTCCATATCAGGATGAAATTTCACTTGTGTAATGTAACAAAACTGGATGCCTCAGCATATCAATGATACAAAATGATATACATTAAAATGGTGCTTTATGTCCACCACATCAATTTTCTTTTGCCTGCTGTGTTGTCCATGAAGAATTTCTGATATGcagttgaggggaggggggaggaaattccTGGTAGCTAAGCTCTGCTCCTGTCATGGATCTCATAGGATATAAAACataagaaaacaaaagaaatagGATCTGTGGTGATGAAGATGGGTAGAACAATTACAACACACTCAACCAAAAAAGAGAAGCAGGAGGAGAGCTGCGTTTTATACCCCAATTTTTACCACGTGAAGGAGTGTTAGGGTGTCTTACAGTTGTGTTCCCTTTGagagtaggtgggactgagggagctctgagacaactgtgactgacccaaggtcacccagctggctgcacgtgaaggagtagggaatcaaactcagttctccagattagagtccacctctcttaaccgctgcaccacactggctcccaattatATAAACAAGTAAGGGCTTATTTGTATATCCTGGTAAAAACTGGTCCATTCTAAACATATTTGTGGAGTATTTTTCATTGTAAATAATTTTAATAGTCATTTATCCTGAAATTTATTCAATCATTCATGTTTTCAAAACCAGAGGAACTCTCTTCTGGCTTTTTGTGTCCCAGGAGTCAAATCTCCTCTAAAAATAACTTATCTGCTTAATGAGAAGCTGATGCAGATAAACATGATAAATAAATGTTTTCCCATCATTCTAAACTCACCTTCTTTACCAGGAGCTGAAAATTTGCTTATACCACCTTCTTCTCAATTATATTTCAGATATAGGTCTAACATCTCATCAGAAAACAAAAAACATAACCTATCCAGGTATGTTCCATGGAGCAAATAGTTTCCTTTGGATAATTCTTTTGTAGGCCATTGAACAATGATTAGTgctgagcaggggtcattttgtagaaaaaagaggtgtcagagttcattagcacaacttatttgcataactcatttgcatgagccacatacccctgacatcaccagaagatgtgctaaattatatcagctcagcatctaccttaagatgcttcttgaattataattgtcatagtaAAACCTTACTACCATTATATTTTTTTaagaattactttctcctatgcagccacagtggcatgataaagatttccatctgtcttctttatatgttttggttattttcccatattgtgtgtgtgtgtgtgtgcaaatattagaaagtttgtcaaattttacaattcagcaaaattctcctgggggttgaacaatggagcccagaagtaagtatTTGGCGGGCAGGGgcgtgaaagaaagaaagatgtcgAGTCTTTTCGTATTGCACAGCCTGATATTTTCAGATCTCAAaactaaggggggtgggggtcagccctggttcatacttgaatgggagaccaccaaaaaagcccagatgcacttcggtgagaagggcgggatataagtccactaaataaataaataaataaataaataagatgcagaggcaggcaatagcaaagtcccctggaatgtctcttgccttgaaaactctacagtgttcccataagtcagctgtgatttgacagcaattTCCACTACCACACTGTGTAGAATTCAGGAATTCTATCAAGGGTTACAGGCCCACCATCTTGACTTATTTCCTAGTAATGCAATAATGTGCTTTCTAAATTTAATACACTGCATATGTGCTTTTACACAATACGTATTGGTAAAATAAAAGCCTCATAGGAGTCAGCTTTAAAGCTCCCTATCCATCACAACCATGCTCTTTTCTCACAGACCTTTCATTTTGTTATGGAACAACTGACCAGTTGTTGATTTTCATCTTCTATTTCCACAGCAATGGGAAACCAGACAGAGGTGCATGAGTTTGTTCTCACTGGACTAACAAAAGACCACCAAAAGCAACACATCCTCTTTATATTTTTTCTGCTGATCTACATAGCCAGCTTACTGGGGAATGGAGCCATTTTGGCTGTAGCAGTAGCAGAACCACGCCTCCACACCCCTATGTACTTTTTTTTAGGCAATCTCTCCTGGTTGGACATATGTAGTTGTACTGTTACTGTGCCCAAAATGCTGAGTGGATTCCTAATGGAGCCCCAGGCAATTTCTTTTATTGGATGCCTAACTCAACTGCACTTTTTCCACTTCCTGGGAAGCAGTGAAGGCATCCTTCTGGGTGTTATGGCATTTGATCGCTGTGTGGCTATCTGCAATCCTCTGCGTTACATGGTCATCATGAATAAATGGGCTTGCCTTCTGCTAGCTGGGGCCACCTGGGCTGCTGGTTTCTTTCATGCCCTTATGCACACAGTTCTGACTTCCCGTCTATGGTTCTGTGGCTCCAATCATGTCCAGCATTTCTTTTGTGACATCAAGCCCCTCCTAAAATTGGCCTGCAGTAGTACCACTGTCAACCTCAGTCTTCTTAATATTGTTACTGGTTCAATTGCTATGGGTGCTTTCTTCCTCACCCTTCTCTCCTACTTTTACATCAtatccttcctcttcttcaaagtCCAATCTTGGCAAAACCGTTGGAAAGCCTTCTCGACTTGTGCTTCCCATCTAACTGTTGTGGCTCTCTTGTATGTTCCAGTTCTGTCTAACTACATGCTTGCATCTGGGGAATCAGCTGAAAGAGAGATGATCGTCACTATATTGTATAGCGCAATAACTCCAGTTCTGAATCCTATAATTTATACTCTTAGGAATCAAGAGGTAAAATCTGCTCTGAAAAAAATGTTGACCAGAAAAGAGATGTCTGGAAGGATATAAACTTATTATGTGTTTATTCGCTTTTCTCTATCCTTATGTCCATATGTCTTTCTGACTTCTTCTTAGCTGCAGTGGTTGCCTGTAAGACAGTTGAACTTGGATCTGTTCAAGATCTTTGAGTCAAATGAAAAGTTAAGAACTAAGAACTGTCTTCTCTCACCAACATTATAAAACATTATATGACCAAGAAGAACAACACAGAATGGGAATGCATAATTCCTTAAATTCATTAAGTTCCTTAGGGCAAATTAAGTAAGTCATAAAGTatacatggaaaggaaaggttccctgtgcaagcaccagtcatttccaactctggggtgacattgctttcacaatgttttcacagcagactttttatggagtggttcgccattgcctcccccagtcatctacactttcccaccagcaagctgggtactcattttaccgaccttggaaggatggaaggctgagtcaacctcgagctagctacctgaaaacccagctaccgccggggatcgaactcaggtcgtgagcagagcttaggactgcagtactgcagctttaacactctgcgccatggggttcttAATAAAGTATACATGACATGCATATATATGGTATTCTGTCAGTTGGGGATTCTACAATATGGAGAAAAATTCTGCTGGGGTTGCTGGTGGATACGTTGCCCTGCTGATTTCCATCACCATATAAGTTGGAGAGGTgacattttttgtttaaaaagtgtATCCTATCTTCTGGTCTTTTAATGAGCCTTGGTGTTCAGATGAAGATTCCATAAAATGGTGTGCATTTTTGGAAGGAGGCTGCACCACATTCACTCAGTGCTATTGGACAAGATTAATTTCCAGTACCTACCACTAGGGTATTTTCATACAATCTTATGACGATCACTAGTTATAAGTGTCAGCGAAGGGTtaattgaagtttcaaaatgaccagacttgtctttgttgaaAAAACTAAGTTGCCTTTAGTTTTTTTGATAACTGCAATGTTACTCTAAGCATGGAtgcattggaactgataacaaTTGGTTCGAGCCgttggcatttatgaatacacttcaaaggatttgtGCTTTAAACtaattcccataataaaactacagactgaccctgcaagtaacactttcacatgccCGCTTATCTCTCACAGTTGTTGGTTACATCCCCCTCCTGGTGATGTTCTTGCACTGCTCAGGAGGCGCCTGGGAAGCTAGTTGcgcactctgcacttcaaagaccttgtGGGCCTTTGATGCCCCTGAGACattcatcctcccccccccccctttgttactGTACACGGTATCATGGCTAGTAGCATAGGACTTTATTAAACATTCTGGTTAGTAAGCAGCAGGTAATATATTCAGAAAGCAAATGCATAACTTCAATGAAACAATAGCCTGACAATAAGGCTTGTTGAGGAGAAAAATGCAACAGAAGCTAGAAATTCACTGTGGGTATCATGGCTTTTGTggggctgggaagggaaggataGAGGCAAGGGATGTTGGGAAGGAAAATGTAGATAGTGGGGGAATGTGGGTGGGTTATCTGAGAAGGGGGATAGATTGACAAAAAAGGGATGGAGGCAAAAGAGATgaggtagattgctttccatttcctcctctctctctgcaGTCTCTACTTAGGAAAAAGTATAGTGTTTCTCGGCAGTGGGGAcctaagcagcttacatcattctcctctcccctttttgatctgcaaaagaaccctgtaaggcaggttagggtgaaagtctgtgactggtctgaaattacccagtcagcttccacagcaagaagctgggtctagcagaccctgctctgaagtgcccaCTGCCAAGTCACactgagaccgttttcgcacacagcttaccatgcggtcacattcctgttctctccgcagcgtctgtcggatttcccataatctgtgccggagttacaggaagtatcgtggcttttgtgcagcaaacataaagtgggttttagtggtttacgtttgctatgcaaaagctgccacacttcctgtaacttcggtgcagataatgggaaatccgacggacgctacGGAGaaaacaggaatgtgaccccgtggtaagctgtgtgcgaaaacggtatgacTGTCATAGGGGGCTGaaatcagcagggtataatgtaccattttctccaggggaattgatatctgcccatctggagtgcagttgtaattctgagtgatctccaggcctcacttagAGATTGCAAACCAATAGGGAAGAACACAGTAGGGTTGAAAGCCTAAGAAATATCGCATTCAAAAGAGATGATAAACCTCTCAAAAAAGTCTCTAAGGACTAATAAGAAACTTCAAAGAATTGCACAGGCTCAATGccaaaaattgtttttactgccAGTCTAACTAGTAAAGCTGTGAGCTCGTTAAAGGCACAAAGCCTATTTTTCACAAACTTATACCACTTATACAAAACatttacaaaattacaaaatcaCAAATCACACAGAAAAACAAATCACTTGAAGAGTCCACCCCAGGAAGGGTTGCTGAAGTAGCAGTTTTGACACGCAGACCTCTCCGTGGAAaaaccatgggcgttttcgcactcaccttcagccggcgcgacccccctcttcaccgcgcaggatctgcgcggatttcgcactaaatgccgcggagcagccttttgcgccggaaactcccgacgcaaaagccgctcaaacgtaaaccgccaaaaagcagtttccgtttgtgcggcttttgcgacgggagtttccagctcttccggctgTTCCGCGGCATTTAgtacgaaatccgcgcagatcctgcgcggtgaagaggggggtcgcgccggctgaacgtgagtgcgaaaacgcccaaagtgaaTGTTGACAAACTCTTTGAACAACAATGTTGTAGTGTAGTGAAGACTTGAAGACAAACAAGAAGTATAATTGATAACACATTTCCCATGTAAAATTTATGTGTTTTGATACCAACTTCCTGTGATCAAAATACTTCaataatctggaaccaatgctctaTCACAG
The sequence above is a segment of the Heteronotia binoei isolate CCM8104 ecotype False Entrance Well chromosome 15, APGP_CSIRO_Hbin_v1, whole genome shotgun sequence genome. Coding sequences within it:
- the LOC132584349 gene encoding olfactory receptor 12D1-like, which gives rise to MGNQTEVHEFVLTGLTKDHQKQHILFIFFLLIYIASLLGNGAILAVAVAEPRLHTPMYFFLGNLSWLDICSCTVTVPKMLSGFLMEPQAISFIGCLTQLHFFHFLGSSEGILLGVMAFDRCVAICNPLRYMVIMNKWACLLLAGATWAAGFFHALMHTVLTSRLWFCGSNHVQHFFCDIKPLLKLACSSTTVNLSLLNIVTGSIAMGAFFLTLLSYFYIISFLFFKVQSWQNRWKAFSTCASHLTVVALLYVPVLSNYMLASGESAEREMIVTILYSAITPVLNPIIYTLRNQEVKSALKKMLTRKEMSGRI